One window of the Manihot esculenta cultivar AM560-2 chromosome 14, M.esculenta_v8, whole genome shotgun sequence genome contains the following:
- the LOC110630799 gene encoding glycosyltransferase BC10 translates to MKEQQIFSSNLRTRMKQRRFTVFVKDLFSRFKNQVRGGSLHVTASIVLCLSIGSTVVILVMFINDHVKKYLASSENPCSYLLCNSSLSSPSLPPLIQSPNASGSLSDLIAPKELWHSMKDKELLWRASMVPHIDEYPYSRTPKVAFMFLTRGRLPLAELWEKFFDGHEGLYSIYVHTSPEFSEQPPESSAFYNRRIPSKPVEWGGATMVDAERRLLANALLDFSNERFLLLSETCIPIFNFTTIYNYLINSKQSFIGSFDDPRANARGRYNKRLCPTVNISDWRKGSQWFELDRKLAREMVSDVKYYPVFRKHCKPPCYMDEHYLPTLVTKRWPQLNSNRSITWVDWSAGGPHPVTFMRKDVSEEFLKRIRNGINCTYNGSITTVCFLFARKFHPSTLEPLLRIAPSLLGFNL, encoded by the exons TTCACTGTGTTCGTGAAAGATCTCTTCTCACGCTTCAAAAATCAAGTTAGAGGTGGCAGTCTTCACGTTACAGCTTCAATAGTACTATGTTTATCAATCGGATCAACCGTGGTAATTCTTGTAATGTTCATTAATGATCATGTCAAGAAATATTTGGCCTCATCAGAAAATCCATGCTCATATTTGCTTTGCAACTCTTCATTGTCTTCTCCTTCCTTGCCACCTTTAATCCAATCTCCAAATGCAAGTGGAAGTTTGAGTGATTTGATAGCTCCAAAGGAGCTATGGCATTCCATGAAAGATAAAGAGCTCTTATGGCGTGCTTCTATGGTGCCTCACATTGATGAATACCCCTACAGTCGTACGCCAAAGGTTGCCTTCATGTTCTTGACCAGAGGAAGATTGCCTTTGGCAGAACTTTGGGAGAAGTTCTTCGACGGACATGAAGGTCTCTATTCAATCTACGTCCATACTTCACCAGAATTCTCCGAACAACCGCCAGAATCATCGGCCTTCTACAACCGCAGGATACCAAGCAAG CCAGTTGAGTGGGGGGGAGCAACGATGGTAGACGCTGAGAGACGTTTACTAGCCAAtgctcttcttgacttctccaATGAAAGATTCCTACTACTCTCTGAAACATGCATTCCCATATTCAATTTCACAACCATCTACAACTACCTCATCAACTCCAAGCAAAGCTTCATAGGGTCCTTTGATGATCCAAGAGCCAACGCCCGCGGCCGCTACAACAAGCGGCTGTGCCCAACCGTGAACATATCCGATTGGCGGAAAGGTTCTCAGTGGTTTGAACTTGACCGGAAACTTGCCCGGGAGATGGTCTCCGATGTGAAATACTATCCAGTTTTCAGAAAGCATTGCAAGCCTCCATGCTACATGGATGAGCATTACTTGCCAACTCTTGTGACCAAAAGATGGCCACAGCTGAACTCAAATAGGAGCATCACCTGGGTTGATTGGTCTGCCGGTGGTCCGCACCCAGTAACATTTATGAGAAAGGATGTTTCTGAAGAATTTTTGAAACGGATCAGAAACGGGATCAACTGTACTTACAATGGATCCATTACTACAGTTTGCTTTCTCTTTGCAAGAAAGTTCCACCCAAGTACTCTAGAGCCTTTGCTGAGGATTGCTCCATCATTACTTGGTTTTAACTTATAG